A genome region from Anolis carolinensis isolate JA03-04 chromosome 6, rAnoCar3.1.pri, whole genome shotgun sequence includes the following:
- the bckdk gene encoding branched-chain alpha-ketoacid dehydrogenase kinase, with protein sequence MMWKTLLMLEVGGVGGRAPCVFPFFVPAFRYRSSSAIDQQHELARERSKTVTSFYNQSTIDVAAEKPSVRLTPTTMLYSGRSQDGSHLLKSARYLHHELPVRIAHRIKGFRSLPFIIGCNPTILHVHELYIRAFQKLSEFPPIKDQEAEAQYCILVRQLLDDHKDVVTLLAEGLRECRKHIQDEKVIRSFLDKTLTSRLGIRMLAIHHLALHEDKPDFVGIICTRLSPKKIIEKWVDFARRLCEHKYGNAPRVRINGHVAARFPFIPMPLDYILPELLKNAMRATMESHLDTPYNVPDIVITIANNDIDLIIRISDRGGGIPHDHVEKVTDYHFTTAEASTQDPRLNTLFGNMVEMGNSAQSGPMHGFGFGLPTSRAYAEYLGGSLTLQSMQGIGTDVYLRLKHIDGKEESFRI encoded by the exons ATGATGTGGAAGACACTGCTGATGCTTGAAGTGGGTGGAGTAGGAGGCCGGGCTCCCTGTGTGTTCCCATTCTTTGTCCCTGCTTTCCGATACCGGTCCTCTTCGGCCATCGATCAGCAGCATGAGCTGGCGCGTGAGCGATCCAAAACAGTTACCTCTTTCTATAACCAGTCGACCATTGACGTAGCAGCCGAAAAG cCTTCTGTGAGGTTGACACCCACCACTATGCTGTATTCTGGACGTTCTCAGGATGGAAGCCACTTATTG AAAAGCGCCCGTTATCTGCATCATGAACTTCCGGTCCGCATTGCTCATCGCATCAAAGGCTTCCGGAGCCTCCCCTTTATTATTGGTTGCAATCCCACCATCCTCCATGTG CATGAACTTTACATCCGAGCGTTCCAGAAGCTGAGTGAATTCCCCCCA ATTAAGGACCAAGAAGCTGAGGCCCAGTACTGCATACTGGTCCGCCAACTCCTAGATGACCACAAGGATGTTGTGACGCTACTGGCCGAGGGCTTACGGGAGTGTCGTAAGCACATACAG GATGAGAAAGTGATCCGTTCCTTTCTGGACAAGACTCTTACCTCCCGCTTGGGTATCCGGATGTTGGCCATACACCACCTTGCTTTACATGAGGATAAG CCAGACTTTGTTGGGATCATCTGTACGCGCTTGTCTCCAAAGAAAATCATTGAGAAATGGGTGGATTTTGCCAG GCGTCTCTGTGAGCACAAGTATGGGAACGCTCCCCGAGTGAGAATCAATGGGCATGTGGCCGCCCGCTTTCCTTTCATCCCCATGCCTCTTGATTACATCCTTCCAGAATTGCTCAAAAATGCAATGCG AGCCACTATGGAATCTCACCTGGATACACCCTACAATGTGCCAGACATAGTCATCACCATTGCCAACAATGACATTGACCTGATCATACG GATTTCAGATCGAGGGGGTGGAATTCCTCATGATCATGTTGAGAAGGTAACTGATTACCACTTCACCACAGCTGAAGCAAGTACTCAGGATCCCCGCTTGAACACCCTCTTCGGAAACATGGTGGAAATGGGGAATAGTGCCCAGTCGGGGCCCATGCATGG GTTTGGATTTGGGCTTCCCACCTCCCGTGCTTATGCCGAGTACCTGGGAGGCTCCCTCACACTCCAGTCCATGCAGGGGATTGGCACAGATGTGTACCTCCGCCTTAAACACATTGATGGCAAAGAGGAGAGTTTCCGCATCTAG
- the LOC100556006 gene encoding interferon-induced very large GTPase 1 gives MRNITIPVSFTFIFIECREETKPAQKSADCFLLSSGTEDRKKEDETGQETQQEKNDHAKACQTKKEDTCNIKDPTMILEKNVPENPALPMSPVPKEDKNPEDDSRWRSEALEDILSELKLLKQKSKNMTLQETLEISSGSLKHCSPHSLEELPWHFLRKVLALNVSARNTNLDQGTAGGEGVRGMDKEKTIDDRVFNITERDIDLSMNPLDVLCALLLCSDSFLQQDILSKMSLCQFALPLLLPPLETSKCTLMIWAMRDIVKKWRPHSLAGSRGFREENLVLIPMPIISLSSYRLNDFEVNDDHLQLPWLKYLSFNLEARKMRIQEISLSLIYKYISYMDEKISSKRDYVSTYCGELLSFINQNLQEDDVKKLNTTSAFEVDLKLHILGESAYKFQQMHKDFIEENDHQKRLEQLKPHYFSIFKDLYQKKDAQQIRAKGFCDRCLHPALEEHINKRLGIEIIDQFRNSERSMECSGRNFFQFTLLKELLDKWNFDQYVESITNYEQFVKNWIQKRVIDSYIKNENLKNLEKDILSGVIAKVKNALDILRNKEIETFSNFVDNISLELQKALAISKSKLVGLELRSAFDPSNFSAYVENYLQDLQKEILSTFESLDIESKLSRLSVKPQDEIFKQVFGCGKQCPFCKVPCEAGGAAHKEHFAAVHRPKGLGTYRYDTTKKLVIDICSSSVASQVSFRCPETNWEWHPYKDYRKIFPDWCIQPDPSLNASDYWKFVLKEFNNEFSKKYECKPADLPKDWKQITKEQALQALKESYNMK, from the exons ATGAGAAACATCACAATTCCGGTCTCTTTCACTTTCATTTTCATTGAATGTAGGGAGGAAACCAAGCCAGCACAAAAATCAGCAGACTGCTTCCTGCTCTCTTCTGGAACAGAAG ATAGGAAGAAAGAGGATGAAACTGGACAAGAAACACAGCAAGAAAAGAATGATCATGCAAAAG CATGCCAGACCAAAAAGGAGGATACTTGTAATATCAAGGACCCAACCATGATTTTGGAGAAAAATGTACCAGAAAACCCAGCTCTTCCCATGTCTCCTGTACCAAAGGAGGACAAGAACCCAGAAGACGACTCACGCT GGAGAAGTGAGGCACTTGAGGATATTCTCTCTGAATTAAAATTGTTGAAACAAAAAAGCAAGAACATGACACTGCAAGAAACCCTTGAAATCAGTTCTGGAAGTTTAAAGCATTGTTCTCCACATAGCCTAGAAGAGCTTCCTTGGCATTTTCTGCGGAAAGTCCTGGCTTTGAATGTGAGCGCCCGGAACACAAACCTTGACCAGGGGACAGCTGGTGGAGAAGGTGTGAGAGGAATGGATAAAGAAAAGACAATTGATGATAGAGTATTCAATATTACTGAGAGGGATATAGATTTGTCTATGAACCCCCTTGATGTCCTTTGTGCTCTTCTGCTTTGTTCGGATAGTTTCCTTCAGCAAGATATCCTCTCCAAAATGTCCCTGTGCCAGTTTGCCCTGCCTTTGCTTCTGCCACCCTTAGAGACTTCCAAATGCACCCTGATGATTTGGGCCATGAGAGACATTGTGAAGAAATGGAGGCCCCATTCGCTGGCTGGAAGCAGAGGCTTTAGGGAAGAGAACCTGGTATTGATTCCCATGCCAATAATATCCTTGTCAAGCTATAGATTAAATGATTTTGAAGTAAATGATGACCATTTGCAGTTACCCTGGTTGAAATATCTAAGTTTTAATTTAGAGGCTCGTAAGATGAGGATACAAGAAATATCTCTCTCACTGATATACAAGTACATTTCATATATGGATGAAAAAATCAGTTCCAAAAGAGATTATGTTTCAACATACTGTGGAGAACTTCTCAGTTTCATTAATCAGAACCTTCAAGAGGATGATGTTAAAAAACTTAATACGACATCTGCCTTTGAAGTGGACCTGAAGCTTCACATTTTAGGAGAATCAGCTTACAAATTCCAGCAGATGCATAAAGATTTCATTGAAGAAAATGATCACCAGAAAAGACTGGAGCAACTGAAACCtcattatttttccattttcaaagATCTTTATCAGAAAAAAGATGCCCAGCAAATCAGAGCCAAAGGCTTCTGTGACAGGTGTCTCCATCCTGCCTTAGAAGAGCACATCAACAAAAGACTTGGGATAGAAATAATAGATCAATTTCGTAACAGTGAACGTTCAATGGAATGTTCTGGTCGGAACTTCTTTCAGTTTACACTCTTGAAGGAGCTGTTGGATAAATGGAATTTTGACCAGTATGTAGAATCCATCACAAACTATGAACAGTTTGTCAAGAACTGGATCCAGAAACGAGTGATAGATTCCTATATCAAAAATGAGAATTTGAAGAACTTGGAAAAAGACATTCTTTCAGGAGTAATAGCAAAAGTTAAGAATGCACTGGACATCCTAAGAAATAAAGAGATTGAAACATTCTCTAATTTTGTGGACAATATTAGTCTGGAACTGCAAAAAGCCTTGGCCATATCTAAGAGTAAACTAGTAGGATTAGAGTTGAGGAGTGCATTTGATCCTAGCAACTTCTCTGCTTATGTTGAGAACTATCTTCAAGATTTGCAGAAAGAGATACTCTCCACATTTGAATCATTAGATATTGAATCCAAGCTCTCAAGATTGTCTGTGAAACCCCAGGATGAGATCTTCAAGCAAGTGTTTGGCTGCGGGAAGCAGTGTCCCTTCTGCAAGGTCCCCTGTGAAGCCGGCGGTGCTGCCCACAAGGAGCATTTTGCAGCTGTCCATCGCCCTAAAGGATTAGGAACATACAGATATGATACCACAAAAAAGCTTGTTATTGATATATGTTCTTCTTCTGTAGCCTCCCAAGTCTCTTTCAGATGTCCAGAAACCAATTGGGAATGGCATCCGTATAAAGATTATCGTAAGATTTTTCCTGACTGGTGCATCCAACCTGATCCCAGTCTCAATGCTTCTGATTACTGGAAGTTTGTTTTAAAAGAGTTCAATAATGAGTTTTCCAAAAAGTATGAATGTAAACCAGCAGATTTGCCTAAAGACTGGAAACAGATAACAAAAGAACAGGCTCTCCAAGCCTTGAAGGAATCTTATAACATGAAATAG